In one Oryza glaberrima chromosome 2, OglaRS2, whole genome shotgun sequence genomic region, the following are encoded:
- the LOC127764552 gene encoding uncharacterized protein LOC127764552 yields the protein MASSTRVPRIGIRKTRRSTRSATHKDPSQGPSSRSSPAAAAPGAADKPSRNDPEDTAGDKPSHEPTPGGGRAASTGSADGARAGDRAGDGADLGSARGPEGGDCWEPEGGAHRSADQPSSLPKGPKDEQSCRPGGGPLRGSSRLPGSEEVVEEIPRYRRALPTTNYVSPLQAHWFQGRRANTRPGKLALTTPQTTPTP from the exons ATGGCCTCCTCGACGAGGGTGCCGCGGATAGGCATCCGCAAGACGCGCCGCTCCACGAG GTCTGCCACCCACAAGGACCCCAGCCAAGGTCCTTCCTCGAGGTCTtctccggctgctgctgctcctggtgCGGCCGACAAACCCAGCCGCAATGATCCGGAGGATACGGCTGGGGATAAGCCATCCCACGAGCCGACTCCGGGTGGAGGTCGTGCTGCCTCGACTGGCTCTGCTGACGGCGCCCGGGCTGGCGACCGGGCTGGCGATGGAGCTGATTTGGGATCGGCTCGAGGCCCCGAGGGGGGTGATTGCTGGGAGCCTGAGGGTGGCGCGCATCGGAGCGCCGACCAACCATCTTCGCTGCCCAAGGGACCTAAAGACGAGCAGTCTTGCCGCCCTGGTGGGGGGCCGTTGCGGGGTTCGAGTCGGCTTCCGGGTagcgaggaggtggtggaggagattCCTCGCTACCGGCGCGCATTGCCCACAACGAATTATGTGTCGCCCCTTCAGGCTCATTGGTTCCAGGGCAGGAGGGCGAACACCAGGCCAGGCAAGTTGGCTTTGACGACGCCGCAGACCACGCCGACTCCGTAG
- the LOC127761870 gene encoding peroxidase-like, which yields MDVQTQNVFDNAYYRNLLAQCGLLHSDQVLFNGGSQDALVQQYSSNPALFAADFAAAMIKMGNIKPLTGAAGQIRRSCRAVNSS from the coding sequence atggACGTGCAGACGCAGAACGTGTTCGACAACGCCTACTACCGCAACCTGCTCGCCCAGTGCGGCCTGCTCCACTCCGACCAGGTGCTCTTCAACGGCGGCTCGCAGGACGCGCTGGTGCAGCAGTACAGCTCCAACCCGGCGCTCTTCGCCGccgacttcgccgccgccatgataAAGATGGGGAACATCAAGCCGCTCACCGGAGCCGCCGGCCAGATCAGGCGCAGCTGCAGGGCCGTCAACAGCAGCTGA